A region of Clostridium acetobutylicum ATCC 824 DNA encodes the following proteins:
- a CDS encoding ABC transporter ATP-binding protein: MEEAILKVRNLKKYFPIKTGFFRKTTGYVKSVDDVSFDIAENEIMGLVGESGCGKTTTGRTLLRLMEKTEGEVLYRGKDLFSLNKKSLRNLRPEIQMIFQDPYSSLNPRMTVGEIVGEALLDHKLCTKSEVNYKVEEMITACGLASYHMRRFPHEFSGGQRQRIGIARALILNPKFIVADEPVSALDVSIQAQVINLLAELQKKKGFSCLFISHDLSVVQHICQKIGVMYLGSMVELAGNEELFTNPLHPYTKALLSAIPIPDPTLKRNRIILKGDIPSPANPPSGCKFHTRCNYATEKCSKEVPEYKEVIKGHFVACHSC; the protein is encoded by the coding sequence ATGGAAGAAGCTATTTTAAAGGTACGAAACCTTAAAAAGTATTTTCCTATTAAGACAGGTTTTTTTAGAAAGACTACAGGGTATGTAAAAAGTGTCGATGATGTATCCTTTGACATTGCTGAAAATGAAATAATGGGGCTTGTTGGTGAATCTGGATGTGGCAAGACAACAACAGGAAGAACTCTATTAAGGCTTATGGAGAAGACTGAAGGAGAGGTTTTATATAGGGGTAAGGATCTTTTTAGCTTAAATAAAAAAAGCTTAAGGAATCTAAGACCAGAGATTCAAATGATATTTCAAGATCCTTATAGCTCGTTAAACCCAAGAATGACTGTAGGGGAAATAGTTGGAGAAGCGCTATTGGATCATAAATTGTGTACAAAATCAGAGGTTAATTATAAGGTGGAAGAGATGATAACTGCCTGTGGACTTGCATCCTATCATATGAGGAGATTCCCTCACGAATTTTCAGGAGGGCAAAGGCAGAGAATAGGTATAGCGCGTGCTCTTATATTGAATCCTAAATTTATAGTGGCAGACGAGCCAGTATCAGCTTTAGATGTTTCTATACAAGCTCAAGTCATAAATCTACTTGCCGAACTTCAAAAGAAGAAGGGGTTCTCATGTTTATTTATATCACATGATTTGAGTGTGGTTCAGCATATATGTCAAAAGATTGGTGTTATGTATCTTGGAAGTATGGTTGAACTTGCAGGGAATGAAGAACTTTTTACAAATCCACTGCATCCATATACAAAAGCTCTTCTTTCAGCAATTCCGATTCCAGACCCTACGCTTAAAAGAAATAGGATTATTCTTAAAGGAGATATCCCAAGTCCTGCAAATCCACCGAGTGGATGTAAATTTCATACAAGGTGCAATTACGCCACAGAGAAATGTTCAAAGGAGGTACCTGAATACAAGGAAGTTATAAAAGGTCATTTTGTAGCATGTCATTCATGTTAA
- a CDS encoding serine hydrolase domain-containing protein codes for MIIDINRLDRAFDLIKEGVSKGVFPGAVAAVGTRERVIRLESFGNRCLYPEKLSMNKDTLFDLASLTKVVATNTLFMIFLEKGLISVYDNVSYYLEKFKGKNKDDVTIFNLLTHTAGFVPCKPLYKLCKGYEDSIDYICRCGLSYKPGTKCVYSDFSYILLAYILEKIGGDTLDILCDRYIFKPLYMENTTFKPKGNNIAATEIDKKTKKPLIGVCHDENGRFFGGISGHAGLFSDIYDLCKFSNMLVNEGKGIISYASFKAMTTNHTLGLEDNRGYGWCIKGDKNSFMGDIAFPETFGHNGFTGTSLWVDIKNNIYAILLTNRVHPTRDNLRIIRFRRVFSNAVLASLTR; via the coding sequence ATGATTATAGATATAAATAGACTTGATAGAGCATTTGACCTTATAAAAGAAGGAGTCTCTAAGGGAGTTTTTCCTGGAGCAGTGGCAGCAGTAGGAACAAGAGAAAGAGTAATAAGGCTTGAGAGCTTTGGAAATAGATGTCTTTATCCAGAAAAGCTTAGTATGAATAAAGACACATTGTTTGATCTTGCATCTCTAACGAAAGTTGTAGCTACAAATACTCTTTTTATGATTTTTTTAGAGAAAGGTCTTATTTCTGTTTATGATAATGTTAGTTACTATTTAGAAAAGTTTAAGGGAAAAAATAAAGATGATGTAACTATATTTAATTTATTAACGCATACTGCTGGATTTGTACCTTGTAAACCACTATATAAGCTCTGTAAAGGTTATGAGGACTCTATAGACTATATATGTAGGTGTGGACTTTCATACAAGCCGGGTACAAAATGCGTTTATAGTGATTTTAGCTATATTTTATTGGCATACATCCTTGAAAAAATAGGAGGGGACACACTAGATATTTTGTGTGATAGGTATATTTTTAAGCCACTTTATATGGAAAACACAACCTTTAAGCCTAAGGGGAATAACATAGCAGCAACGGAAATAGATAAGAAAACTAAAAAGCCGTTAATTGGAGTATGTCATGATGAGAATGGAAGATTTTTTGGAGGAATATCAGGTCATGCAGGTTTGTTTTCTGACATATACGATTTGTGTAAGTTTTCTAATATGCTTGTCAACGAGGGAAAAGGCATAATTTCCTATGCTTCTTTTAAAGCAATGACAACTAACCATACTCTTGGACTTGAAGATAACAGAGGCTACGGCTGGTGCATTAAGGGCGATAAAAACTCCTTTATGGGAGATATAGCTTTTCCGGAAACTTTCGGACACAATGGTTTCACGGGAACCTCCCTTTGGGTAGATATTAAAAATAATATATATGCAATTCTTCTGACAAACAGGGTGCACCCAACAAGGGATAATTTAAGAATAATAAGGTTTAGAAGGGTATTTAGCAACGCTGTTTTGGCTTCATTAACTAGATAA
- a CDS encoding ABC transporter ATP-binding protein has protein sequence MSETLLQVKNLKTYFHTEEGTVKAVDDVSFEIKEKETLAIVGESGCGKSITAMSIMRLIPNPPGKIEGGEILFDGKDLIKMRQSDIREIRGNKISLIFQEPMTSLNPVFTVGEQIEEALILHKKMDKKQAKREAIKMLTMVRIPRAEEIYKAYPHELSGGMRQRVVIAMAISCSPRLLIADEPTTALDVTIQAQILDIMRELKEKVNTSIILITHDLGIVAEMADYVVVMYAGKIVEKAPVIELYKNPKHPYTVGLLKSKPVINRLQDKLYSIEGQVPNPLDMPEGCYFNPRCSKAKDICRKKQPNLKKVSEGHSVSCWLCEEVK, from the coding sequence ATGTCAGAAACTTTGCTTCAGGTAAAAAATCTTAAAACATACTTTCATACAGAAGAGGGAACGGTAAAAGCTGTAGATGATGTGAGTTTTGAAATCAAAGAAAAAGAAACATTAGCAATAGTTGGTGAATCAGGGTGCGGTAAAAGTATTACTGCCATGTCAATAATGAGGCTTATTCCAAATCCTCCAGGAAAAATAGAGGGAGGAGAAATACTATTTGACGGAAAAGACCTTATTAAAATGAGGCAAAGCGATATTAGGGAGATCAGAGGAAATAAAATATCATTAATATTCCAGGAGCCTATGACATCTTTGAACCCAGTTTTTACAGTAGGAGAACAAATAGAAGAAGCACTTATATTACATAAAAAGATGGATAAAAAGCAAGCTAAACGAGAAGCTATAAAAATGCTTACGATGGTGAGGATACCTAGAGCAGAGGAAATTTATAAGGCGTATCCACATGAACTTAGTGGTGGAATGAGACAAAGGGTTGTTATAGCAATGGCTATATCCTGTAGTCCGAGACTTCTTATAGCAGATGAGCCTACAACTGCTCTAGATGTTACAATTCAAGCACAAATACTTGATATTATGAGAGAGCTTAAGGAAAAGGTTAATACATCTATAATTCTTATAACACATGATTTAGGGATTGTTGCGGAAATGGCAGATTATGTTGTTGTAATGTATGCGGGTAAGATAGTTGAAAAGGCACCTGTAATCGAGCTTTACAAAAATCCAAAACATCCTTACACTGTAGGATTATTGAAGTCAAAACCTGTTATAAATAGGCTTCAAGATAAGCTTTATTCCATTGAGGGGCAAGTGCCTAATCCACTTGATATGCCAGAGGGCTGTTACTTCAACCCAAGATGTAGTAAAGCAAAAGACATATGTAGAAAAAAGCAACCAAATCTAAAAAAGGTTTCAGAAGGACACAGCGTTTCCTGCTGGCTTTGTGAGGAGGTAAAATAG